One Gossypium arboreum isolate Shixiya-1 chromosome 13, ASM2569848v2, whole genome shotgun sequence genomic window, TAAGTCCCTATTCATTTATAATACGTGATTTAGGCCTTGAGGGTTCATAAAAGAgacttaatgatttaattttaatatgtttgttgtttattcatgaattgtttgtaaattaaccaatatgttcggtaatgcctcgtaaccctattccggcaacagtttggggttagggggtgttacagtgtgacTCCTAAAAACAACTCTATTTGTCcgattttggctcgtttttcgctccttttgctcccaaaCGCTCTCCTAAGTTTAGaaaaatgaatttaaaggattaggagcatcaaattcactaatttgcataattaatcattaaaaaacgcattaagaatgagattaagatatgttacttttatagttTATCAGCAGTTTAGACAGAAAATAACTTAGCTTCTTTGGCATAATCACACCACACTCTTGTTGTCCCTCAACATTCCACTGCATCTAATAGGCCTCAGTTATGCTCGTGTTGGTCCATCAATATTGAAataaacgacatagtcattggaCACTCCCAAGAAAATAGGGTAGGGTAGAATCAAGGGCAAGGCTCCACTACTTAGTCCTAgcataaaacaaaaatttattgtgatatttatagtaataaatttaATCAGTTAATGTACCTATGTTTCTAAGCTTTGGGTGAGATTGAGAATGCAAGTCAGGCCTTCAAGAATATGCTGAATTTGTTAAACAGTCTAACTAGAGTCCAAATCTTTTAAGCTTCAATTGAGTAatcttctccactattctcaAACTCTCGAATGCTTATAAAGTAGGCTCTAACTCAAAAACCAAACACAAGGCTAAAACCAAACCGAAATACAATCTTCCAAATTTGAATTATAGTTTTCAAGAAGATTACAATTATAATATCAcaaatttagaaaaagaaaactcaagaaaaacaaaatttatttgagttcaagaaaattaactcatataatttcactaaaatttaaCAAAGTTTCTCCTTAGTGTTGCATACAAATTTCGACACCCCTATTCCCTTTATATAGAAGAAAAATCACAAGAGTTAAATTTGAACTaggtgataataaaataattatttaatagaaaaactaGTCCACCTAGGACTCCCGTATGAGGAGGTCAGTAGCACATTGGTAGCACCAAGGAGTAAATGTGTCGTGGCATGCATGTTTATATTGGGCTCCTTGTGCCAATTTGTATTGGGTTTGATTATATTTGCTCTTCTGTCTTgatctaaaaaaaaaatcatataattatCCAAGCCAATTACAAAGTTTTTATcaataaataattatttcaatattaattaaattaaattaaataacttAAACAATCCGTCTAATTTCATTACAATCATGACGACTTTACTGTAATAGAAtctatgcataaaattatttaattgcccaactaaaatataactatgatgattaattaatttaattttcactttaaactcaattatttaattttgcaCAATAAATAATACCccaaacaaattaaattaatttctaaattatCTATTGCCTTCTCGAGAAAATGCATTTAATGTTGATAGTAAATCATGCAATCTATTTCAAATTCATCGTTTTAGTCTAATCTTTTATAGAGTTCTTGTTATATAATCCATATAGAGTTGTATTAAGCTAACGGATGGACtaattgaacatatataattaggacttaaataatttttaatcaaCTTTCAACTCTTCTTCTATTAATCGCAACGAAGTAATTCACTAAAGTATTATGGTTGAACTTCCTATTATATACTATTATGAAATCTATAAGTATTTAGCTTTTATCCAATGACATTGCCATATGTGTTACCTTATATAGGATGTTTTTGGTCCCTTTAGGTTAAATTTGCTCAcctaattcaataaaattttatttcgTGGTCACAATTATATCTTTTGCGATTAAAATGATCTTACCTAAAAACAATAATGATAGTCATTCGTCCCATACCTGTGATCCATGGCAATATTCCATTTTCATAATCTTTACAATGTTAGCAAGTGGATACCAATTACTCTTTATTCGAGCAATAAATTCCATGCTTATAAGTGATACCATGACATGATAGCTCAATCCTATTAGAGCTCTGGTTTTCAATACATCAATGTATATAAGTTATACACATATGGTCTATCACTTATCGGAATTTAGGTAAGTCACACCATTAATGtcataaatagaaaattaaaccCGTAAACAAATTTAGGATGAATTCAGTTTGAGTCTTTTCAAATGCATTGTCAGTCCAGTCAATCATATACATATCTCTAATTCTGAGAGAATTATTGCTATAGCCAAAACAAACTATCTCTACATTTGGACTTATATAATACAACATAATAGCCCTGTATTTATTTGAATAATTTGCTCAATTTAATTCTGCAGACTATAAATAATATAGATCACCTACTTTTAAATTGTCGTCTCACATTATAATTTGTTGTTATAATcaaatagtatatattattgagTTCACATATGATTATAGCTAACCAGTTAAGTTGGTGTGATTCAGGTTCATCAATCAGGGCGatggtattttaatgaaaaaaaaaagcagTAAATTTACTATGAAGGAGTTGCATAATATGCATATATGCTTCAAAGGCTAACATTGAATGAACAAAAGGATGCCGATATATTATTGAGACTTCCTTGTATTGAAATTTGTACACGTTACAAAATAAAGCTCGCTTACTATCGTAACTCCGCAAgaataaagaaaacaaatttgGAACAATGATAGGccaatgcaaaaaaaaaattcaataaatcaaaatagttgaaataaaaagAATCCAGGTAGGTTTTTGGTCTAAATGAACCAAAGAGATCAACATTTCGGAGGATCTGCTGGAGGAGGCAACAATTTCTGAGTAGGAAGTTCACCATCCAAGACAATCCAAGCCATCTTCAAGCCCCAACTGGTGTGCACTTCTAGATGGCAATGCATGAACCATACCCCTGCAAGCATGTGGTTCTTGCTGTCATTGGTCATCATCATCAACTCAAAAGCAAGGATTTGATGAACCTAATTGGTGTTAAACATGTCATTTACCTGGATTGTCTGCTAGAAAACGAATTGCAACCCAACCTCCTGATGGCACACCAACACTGTTCCTTTCAATAGGATCAATCAGGTTGAACTTTGCAGGGTCCTTATTTGGATCAAAGTTGCCAAAACCCTGGCCGACAACGAAGAAATTGAAGCCATGTAGATGAAGAGGGTGGCTTTCAGCTCCAAGAATGTTCGTGTCCTGCATAACTAGCTCCACGGAAGTGTTAAAAGGAAGCACTACTACCTTTGTTCCGTTTATTACCACAGTATTGTCAGGTGGTGTGCCTGTATAGTTAAAGGGAATTGTCGGAGTGCCAGGAAAATCAGGGGTGTAAACTCCGTTAGATTGGCCGAAGAAATGGGCCTGGAGTAGTGCTGTAGTCGGCATTGTAAACGATATATTATTCACTGAAGCTGCAAACTTGGTTCCATTAGGTCCTTGGCAGGTTTGGTTATGCTGGCATGGGCTGGTTCCAAGACCAACTGTGAAGAAAAAATGCTTATCGACCTTCTGAGGcacattggcaggatattgagcACTGGCCAAGCTACGGAGTCTACTCGCGAAATTTGTAGCAAAGGAAGTGTCATTCAAAGCAGGTAGAATTGGTTTAAACAAGGGAAACATTTTGCTCGAATGAAGGCTGTTGGGTGGTGACTCGTATTCTAAAATACCGGCAACAGTTGAATTATCAAATGTTCCTTGGCCTGTCACATAAGGTCTAGCAGTCATGAAGAAAGTGGCATTTGGATAGCTTGGTTTAGTCTTAAGGATCACATTTGTAGTTTGACCAGGGGTGATGAGAAGTGTTTCAGTCTCAAATGGTTTAACAAAAATGGCATCGACATTAACAGCAGTTAGTGTGTGATTTGCTATACCGAAGAAGAGCTCATCGTTGAGTGCCACATTGATTAAACGCAGAAGGTAAGTTTTGCCAGGCTTCACCTTCAGCTTGAATGTATCTGTCAAAGTTATTAGTCCGCAAGTGAATCCCATAGCTCTGTAATGTATGTGTgcatgtgtgtgtatatatatagtttaacacaaaattttagctatttatAACCTTTGGCTGAGCAGTTATAAAGTGGTCCAGGGAGACCATTGATGGTATAAGCATCAGAGATATTTGGACCTCCACCAGTCTGGAATGCCTGGCTAATAACAGCCTCAGGATCTGCATTGAACCACTCTCCTGAAATTGATCATAAATGGGTTCATTTCATTTTgagttagcaaaataaatgtagAATCTTAATGAATCAGTTCATCGATGATTTCATTACCGAAGACGATGGGAACTTCCTTGTAAGGCTTAGCAAAAGGGTAAGGTACGCCGCGCTTAGGAAGAATGACAAAGGGACCGTAAAGAGTGGCTCTTAGCCATGATATATGGGCGTGCCAGAAGAGAGTTCCTCTTTGGCCTACAATGGTGAAGTTGTAAACGTAGCTTTGACCAGTTTGTATGGGACATTGAGTCACATATGCTGGCCCATCTGCCCACCCACTTCGAAGCTGTCGAATGCCATGCCTGTTTCAAAATTACATCACCATAGCATTCAATTTAGAACTTCCCTCTTTAAGCATATGAGAACATTTATTCAACTTGTAATCTCTACAGAATgtcattttcaaggtaaacttcaATACCAGTGGATAGAAACATTGTTATGCACATGGTTGACCACTTTTATTAGAAGCTGATCACCCTCCCTTGCTACAATGCGAGGCCCTGGAAATTGTCCATTCACTGAAATAATGCTCCTTGTTTGACACAAACGTGTCACATTATGCAACTTGACCTACAAAATGATTAAGGTACACCAAGTTACAATCAAACAGATAATTGGTTGATAATCATACCAAATTAATAATACATACATCAAACTTGTAGTGCCTGGTGATCCCAAGTACGGGGTCAACAAGTAGACAGAAAGTGAAAAATGAGAAGAAAACCAGAAATGCTGGTGATGGAAGAAGAGAAACTcccatttttttttcttggtcTGATTTCTCTTCGGCTATGAGTGAACTTATGAACTACTCCTTGAGTATGTATTCATTGAAGAATACAGAAGTGTGTCTATATGGTAAAGGCAAAAGGGTGTTTGGTGTGTACTTTTTTTTATTAGATGACGGAAACTATCTCAGtttaaaattaaaaggaaaaaggaaaccCGTAGCTTCATTTTAAACTTCAGTATGATCCAGACCAGTTGTTGAAACAACTTTAGAGTGGTGTCAAAGATAAGTCAAAGCTTTATATTTAAACAAAGAAATCTATACTACATGAATGTTATGCTATGTCCCATAATGGACGTGATTCTGAGCTTATTTCTATGTTAATAGTACAAAACCCACATTATCTTCATGGGTGAAACTTGGAACCAACGAAGCAATTCTGTAACATTTGATGGAATCATATATCATTAGCCCCAAACATCACACTGACATTTACCTACCATTTTTTTGTAGTAAAGCAAATTTCAGGGTTTACACCAAGCAGTCATTTCAGAGTTAGATCCCATGCTATTTCCTATTAAGTGTTAATGAAGAAACAGATCATGGAGGAATAAGGAAGCAACTGCTCTTTAAGCAAAAACAGACTAATAGCAACAAAAATGAATCTTCTCTTCAAAAGGAATATATATAAACTGAAGATTAGATTGAGTCAAATATAGGGAATGTGATATCAAACTGCTTCAATTGTGTCAAATACTGAATTGGACTTTTACATGCCAACCACTCTCTttctcccaaaaaaaaaaaaaaaaaggcaaagatTAAAGCAAGATCATACAAGCTTCAACAATGTCTTGACTGTTTTATGGCTTATAAAGAAAGCAGTTGAAAATCGTTTTCTCTCCAGCATTGTTTTTTAAGGATCATCGTGGCATATTTATATTTACGTTGAGATATTAATGTCAAACATTCTTGAGTATTGCAAAATATTTTGTTTCAGACTAGAAAAATTTCAAGCTGAATTTGTTGAAATTTTAGGTTTAGGATCAcattgataaaatatgtaaacaTTAGAGAGGTAAATTTGTTATTAGACTAAATTTATTCATGAGCATTTATATTTTCTATGAATTTTATTATTAACTTttcaaaaaggattaaatcggttttttaataaaatgtgaactaaaacattaaaattttaatgatggTGTAACAACTTGCATagtaattcatgtatattttatgtTGTAAGATACTATTTGTTTTATATGCCACGTCAACAAgtaatttaaaaagtataaaacaaatattcaaaaaataagaaattttataaaaataaccgAAATACACGTGAATTACTATACAAAGtaccatatttaaaatttaacgTTTTAATCGGTATTTGTGTtaaaaagtaatttaattaaCTTTTTTAAAGGTTAATGATCGAATTTTACTCCTCTTTTCAAATATAGCTTTAAAAAATAAAGTCCAAAAgtgaaaaaatttaaatattaaaagttaaatttgtgATAATATTTGGTctgaattttgaaaaatttatttcGTTTATTATTACAATATTGCTTATTGATTCGTAGTTTTACAAGTAGGTCTATGAATTATGAGACTCAAATTGTTTTTCAGAGTTTCTGctgatttaaataaaattagtTAGCCTAAAGTATACAAATTCTCATTAAACTATTGTTGGTATTTTATTTTGgtcattaaattttttttttagacattaaattatttgaattttttttgtcatCAAATATTAGCAATAGCTTGAAATTTGATGGTAATATTGATGTGAGCTTTTTTTATTggtctaataataaatttaggcTACCTCTTCAACAAGTGCGTGAAAGACGAGTGCTTCAACACCATCAAAACATTTAGCTACATCACCAATATGGAATCCTCTCTCTCGGTCCTTGACCTTTTGGTCCAAACCTTATCTCATTTAGACAAAGGCCTTACGCGCAAGCACGTATTCGATTTGATTTTATCCCGTCCAGAAATTCTACTCGCATAGTTTTCACTAAAACAGTTATAACTTGAGCTCCCGAACTTAAAATCGAGTGCTTCAAAGTGTGTTTCAAAACTAAGAGATATATCTTTGACTTCCATGAAGACATCTTAGCCAATAAATGTTTGAATCCCATCCAAAAAGTCATCGTAAGTTTGATGATTTCTCAAACTTGAAAATTGACAGCTTCGatgaatggaatttaataaatttcacccaatCCGTGCATGTATCAGCTAAACTATAAGATAGTGTAACACATTCCTCTAGCACACTAATGAGCTCATGAAAGcataactacaccacaccaagatGCACATAAGTGTAAGGCCTGAAGGCGATATAAAGCACAAACATGTGCGAaacctctgacaaaactcgaaACATGCTATAGCACTTAATTGGCATGTCAACCATATTCAAACACTTAAGGGAACTTTAAGTGCTTTCACATACTTATGATCAAATTCATAGTAGTAAAGGAAAAAGATTCGAACCCAGAACTTCGCACACATAAAcataacacttaaccactgaactaGATTAATCACTTTGATCATTTTTTGACAATTCAAAAACAAGAATTTTGAGGCATTACATGGTTGACATTCTGCAAAATTCTAGTTTAGCCCGTGATGGAGCATGGAAAAAGAGGCATGATAATTTCGAGTTAAGGTGGAGATTTTTGGAGTATGTCTCTCATTTATAGGACACATTGTAGACATATTAGACAAGAATCAATGAGCAACCAAAGAAGGGTCAAAACAAGCTCGAAGTTAAAACAAGGAGCATTGGCTCGTCGGGATGAGGAGAATGGGATGTTGCGACGTCATGACGTGTTCTCCTATTTAACAGCCACCTTTTAGACTTTAAGCAGGATTTTTTCTCCAGTTAAACTCTGATTACTCCAGagatattttaatatgattagaCCTCTAATCTTAAAAATGTAGTGTTATAAAGCTTTTCTTTGAAAGTGACAAGATGTAGTCGCATATTGAGTTTTGGTGAGAGTTTGAAAAAATTTCGTGAAACCCCTTTAGTGAGAACTTTGAGTGTAAGCTTTATATTCGGGATTTGGGTTTATTATATTCTCATTATTGTACTCTCGTTTTGTTTACTCCATTAATGTTAAGTTGATGTATCTTTTGTTCGTGATTTTTATTCTCTTTGAAAGAGTTTTCCATGTAATACATTTATTGTCCAAATTTTCTTTGCTCTTTCAGTTTTTGTTCGTTGTTTATATGGGTCGATTCCCACCAATAACTTCGACTTTCCTACTAAACCGCTTCTTCCTCCAAAGGCAATTTACAATTCCAGACCTTCACTAATTGGAGATCCTGCCTCCCAAAAACAGTTTAAAATTATTAATCGGGAGGGTTTGCTTCTTATTCCTTGAGACATAAGTCTCCGGAAGATATTCAAGTACTGCCTTTTCGATGAGGGAGGGTTTGATCCCGCAGGGCGTTGGAAGCCTCAAGCTAAGTCGTATCCCTTCGATTGTGATTCTCCCATAAGCCAAATGTAAACAGGGAGGATTCTGGAACCTTGGAACCATATAGTGAACATAGGGTCCCATCAGAAGTGGCCAGTACCAAGGAAAGTAGTGGTTAACCCTTTGCCTCTCCTTCCCTCAGGTGGAGGCCCCTACGGGACGGTCCAGGATTGGACTGATCAATTCTTGAAGGGGACAGACTGTGTTCTTCCCCCCATCCTTTGGGGGAAAAGAAAACGTCGTAAGATATAATCTTGCTTTCTATTTTATGTTAAGCTACTAATTTATTTCTGACTTCTTTTGTCTGTACAAAATTTGCTTTGGAAAGTGAAGGGATTATCGAGAAAGCCAATGCCATGGTGAAGGACATACTGAAGGAGGTGCCTACAAGCCAATGCCATGGTGAAGGACATACTGAAGGAGGTGCCTACCTACTTAATAACCCTAGTCGTCTATAATATATCTAatactta contains:
- the LOC108463033 gene encoding laccase-17-like encodes the protein MGVSLLPSPAFLVFFSFFTFCLLVDPVLGITRHYKFDVKLHNVTRLCQTRSIISVNGQFPGPRIVAREGDQLLIKVVNHVHNNVSIHWHGIRQLRSGWADGPAYVTQCPIQTGQSYVYNFTIVGQRGTLFWHAHISWLRATLYGPFVILPKRGVPYPFAKPYKEVPIVFGEWFNADPEAVISQAFQTGGGPNISDAYTINGLPGPLYNCSAKDTFKLKVKPGKTYLLRLINVALNDELFFGIANHTLTAVNVDAIFVKPFETETLLITPGQTTNVILKTKPSYPNATFFMTARPYVTGQGTFDNSTVAGILEYESPPNSLHSSKMFPLFKPILPALNDTSFATNFASRLRSLASAQYPANVPQKVDKHFFFTVGLGTSPCQHNQTCQGPNGTKFAASVNNISFTMPTTALLQAHFFGQSNGVYTPDFPGTPTIPFNYTGTPPDNTVVINGTKVVVLPFNTSVELVMQDTNILGAESHPLHLHGFNFFVVGQGFGNFDPNKDPAKFNLIDPIERNSVGVPSGGWVAIRFLADNPGVWFMHCHLEVHTSWGLKMAWIVLDGELPTQKLLPPPADPPKC